Below is a genomic region from Syngnathus typhle isolate RoL2023-S1 ecotype Sweden linkage group LG3, RoL_Styp_1.0, whole genome shotgun sequence.
GGCATTGGTAACAGTGAAGTGGAGATGCAACAGCTCAACTTGGAGGGGAAGGTGAGAACACTGTTGAAAATATGAATGCAATATAAAGTACTGGTTCATCATGATGTCGCTAATGGGTGTACTTTTAGAGGGAAGTAGAACCAAAACAAACTTCAAGTTGTTTCACTTCTACTTGCTCCTTCCGTTCCCTGGAACAGAACTTTTGCGCTGCTAAGACCTTGTACATCAGTGACTCCGACAAAAGGAAACACTTCATGCTGTCAGTGAAGATGCTATATGCCAATAGCGCCACTATTGGAGTCTTCCTCAGCAAGAGAATCAAAGTCATCTCCAAGCCTTCAAAGAAGAAGCAGTCATTGAAAAATGCAGACTGTgagtatagacctaaaacagcaTACGTATGATATTTTTGGAATGAATTTGATAAGGGACCTATTTGCCTTTGTGTTTCACAGTGTGCATTGCGTCGGGAACAAAGGTAGCTTTATTTAACCGTCTGCGATCGCAAACAGTCAGCACCAGATATCTTCATGTGGAGGGTGGAAACTTTCACGCTAGTTCCTTGCAGTGGGGGGCTTTCTACATCCACCTCTGTGAGTCCTACTGTACACTTTGAATGGTCAAGTTGTGTCTAGATCTCTTCCATGTCTCcacatgctcttttttttttttttcacgtcatGATGTCACATATCATAACGATGCTTTTTCTCATTTTGTTCAGTGGACGATGACGAATCTGAAGGAGAGGAGTTTGCCGTGAGAGACGGTTACATTCATTATGGCCAGACGGTCAAACTGGTGTGCTCTGTTACTGGCATGGCACTGCCCAGATTGGTATGCATGCATGTCACTTCACATAAACTCCATGAACAATGGAATTAGGTCACCTAGCCAACTTTCAGGAAGTCAAAATCATTGTGGAATGTGTCTGCCTGGTCATTTCTGGGCATTCATTCATAAGAACATGTCTGAGGTCACTCATAGACAGCCAGTCTCCTATGTCCAAATCAAGAAACAATCTACATTCTTCTGCATCAAAGTCTTCATCAAGGTCTCCAATCTCTAATTGAATCAATTCATTAAACAGGTGTCCCAAAAGTTCAACAGAGGTTACGAGGTATACTGTAAAGATGTTTGGCCATAAACTATTTAATGAGAGTTGCTGTTTCTCTAATGTTCCACTCATGTGCCTTGCTTCCTACTACTTCACATGTGCTTTCCTCCCTCACCCCATCGTTTCTAAGGTCATACGCAAAGTGGATAAGCAAGCAGCATTGTGGGACGCAGACGACCCTGTGTCACAGCTCCACAAGTGCGCCTTCTACCTGAAAGACACAGAACGGATGTACCTCTGTCTCTCACAGGATAGAATCATTCAATATCAGGTAGGCAGCTAAAGAAATGCACTTAATGGACTGATTCTAATTATGGCACTTCAGATGCAAGAGTGCTGTACTAATGTTCTGTACCTTTTGTCTAGCTAAATCAAATGAAGAAAAGCTGTGTTTTGCTTAAATTGCTTACAATTTGGTAGCTAGGctgaagtattttttttgtgtgaacatAAACGTCAAATTATTCTTTTGCTTTAGGCTGCACCATGCATCAAGGAAGCGAACAAGGAGATCATTAATGATGGCGCCTGCTGGACCATCATCAGCACAGACAAGGCTGAGTATACATTCTATGAGGGCATGGGCCCCGTGACCACTCCAGTCACTCCTGTGCCTGTGGTGGAGAGCCTGCAGGTACACACACAATGTGGACTATGTGCTTTTTGTTGCCTTTAAAACAGtttttcccccattttttttcttgctgtgtCATTCAGTTAAATGGTGGAGGAGATGTGGCCATGTTAGAGTTGACTGGGCACAACTTTACCCCCAAATTAAGGGTGTGGTTTGCAGATGTGGAGGCGGATACCATGTACAGGTATGTGAGTTGTGATTACCAATTTACACTActcgaaaaaaaaatcacgatatCTGACATTTATCTTGAAGTTCAGGATGGACCTGtgtgacatttgtgtgcgtgtgtgttacaAGATGCGGCGAGAGCATCCTGTGTGTGGTGCCAGACATTTCGGCTTTCAGAGAAGGCTGGCGCTGGGTGAGGCAGCCAGTGCAAGTCCCGGTCACGCTGGTCCGCAACGACGGAATCATCTACGCCACCTCTCTCACCTTCACCTACACATCGGAACCAGGACCGCGACCTCACTGCAGTGTTGCCGAGGCCATATTGAGGACGCACACCGCCTCTTCATCAGCAGCATCCCAGACCTCTTCATCTTCACCTTCCTCTTCACTGAGCGCACTCGCAAATGGCCAGGTGGCTTACAGTGGTCGTGACTCAGGCATGTCGTCGGTGTCATCAGCCGTTTCCATGTTGTCATCGTGATCCTCATGTCGAGCGTGTTGTTTTTGAAACACGCACAATGACTTTCTGCGGAGGAACTTAAAGAACACTTGATTGAAGAGCAAGTGTTTGGCGGTTTGTGGAAAAATGACTGGTtatcgccatctagtggagtGTTTGGGACTTACGTACACCACTGAGGCAGTCGGAACTCAAGACAGGGGCATGTGCCtttcagttcatttaaaaactGCAACGGCTAAAATCACATTGTACAAAAGTGGTGATTTGTTGTGCGCAAGGAAATGTTGCTGCACCAGTTTTTGTATCGAGAAGTACAAAAGATTGGACTATTGTTTGTATTCctgttatgttttacaagctttTGCTAAGGTACAGTTTACATACCATTCACATAGAAAATTAGAATCTATagttaaatgttattttgattGCATTATTTAGCAACATGAGCAGGACATTATATTAGAACCACCTCTCGTTACGATGCAGTCACTGCACATTATAAACAAGAATAAACATATCGTTACGTTGAAATTTCTGTGGCAATTAATTCAACTGAGGGTGTTCCGATCAGTCTCATCCATGAGTGAGGCCTTCTTCCGATCACATGCATTAGCAATGGTAACGGGTCAAATTAGATTTTGCATGAGTTCCTTTTCAAGGACTGAGTGAACCTTAGCTCAGTCCTGCAGGGGCCCTGTTGGGCATGGCTAGATGTGAAAGCTGTGCCACTATTTTTAAACTAGAAGTCAGATTGCTGGAATGAAACCTTACACTTTGTTAGGCTACTGTTAGCGCGACAAGGAGTCTATTTGCGCCCTTTGCGCTATTAATGTTCCTGCATAATCATTTGAATTCAGCCAGACTAGATTGTGAAGCATGTGTGCTGAATTTGATCATAAAAATGTAACAGCGCCAGCATCTAAGCAAAGTTAAGTTATAGTTAGACAATCTGTAAAAATAGCGTCAACCTAGTCGCCCACCCTGTAAAGCCATGATCTGTTATTCATCTCATGACTTTTAGGTCTAAATCAGTAGTATAATCCGAAaacaaaagagaagaaaaaaaatccaatttgcaAATGGCAGTCAGGGCATCAACTGTTTACAACATTACATATTTGGGATGGGGGCTGGCATGTGAGGAAACCTAATAATGTGACGAGAGCTTGTTTCTGGACTGAGACACTCACAGACAGAGAGGGAGAGGCGTCTTGAGGTCTTCACACTGCTGGGAAAGAGGACGGAAGTACTGGATTTGTGTGATCATACAGAGTAGATTCCATCTAGTGAAGACTGGGAAACAGGATTAAAAATATAAAGTGCTCATCTTCTGGATGTTATACCGTTGTGTGATTACCACAAAGGATTTCAAGATGGAATCGTTTCTGGATGCGCCATCCTCGGATTTTTAAAATGGTCGATGGAATATAACCCCAATAATTTTCTGGAATTACACTGGGGAATGTTTTAGGCACTGTCCAGTTGCCTtttggtactttttttttttttttgtaatcacaCAGTCTgcaattgatttttgttttcccaGAGTTCATCAACTTTTGAAATGCTGCCCTTGTTCTTGTTTTCATTCCTcgttttttctgctgctgttttggtcgcTGAGCAAAGTGCCGGTGACCTGCAGGGCATCAGCCTCCCCAGTGGGGGAACAGGTTTCAATCCAGGGGGTAAATTGACAAAATGAATCACATTCCTATCATTGTATTCCACACAGTAAAGCGTGACTCCAAAAATGCAAAAGTATTGCAttacttttatttcttttaaatcgTTGCATAGTAAAACATAGGTTGTGGGAAAGATGATTTAGCAAATAATACCTTAAGCAACTTCAAATCATCCATGCAGCAGTAAACTCAAGTTGGTCCACAATTATTTTCTGAAACACCTTTTTTATTTGCTTAATTTAAATTCAACATACAGACAATGGTCATATTTACACAGAGAGGCAAGCATCTCTGGTTCATGGTCCTTGCTTCATGTCCTCTATTAACAAACAGCCCTTTTAACTTGTTGTCTCTAACACTCCGATGAATCACAGAGATAAAAACGGGTCGTGACTAACAGCAAAACAGTAAGCTCTAGGTCATTTTCCCGTAGAGTATATTAAGTTTTCTGTATTACGATCCGAATTTAGGAACACGCTGTACAGTTCAACTCCAATCCGGAACAATTTGTTTTGATATGTTGAATGATTTACAGCACACATATGTTTTTATTAGAACCCGCTCCTCAACGGGTCTACAAGCTTGTCCCTTactttatgattattattatcattattgatGAATTGGTCGAATTTTTTGACTTGGATTCATTTGAACTTTGTAACCTTGTAGACCCCTGCATGGTGGTGTCTCCACCATGCGTAAGTGAGGCCGATCGCTACAGCCTGGAGGCCCTGCGGAGCATCCATCAGATGATGGACGATGACAAGGATGGAGGGattgaggtggaggagagtgtggaggTAAAATCTTTTAAATTCTTATATATTTCCAGGTTGTCATCAGTTGCAGAAGTCCTACAGGATAAAGTCAGTGCAACGGCAACAGGTGCTCTGGCTGAAGAAAGCTGCAAATGCTACTTCAAGGATAGCAACGGTTTATCTTGGCTTTTGGCGCTGAGACAAATGTGGTTTGCTCTCATAGACCTGCACTAATAGGAGATTGCAGCACATAGATCAATTCTTAAAAAACGTAACATGAGTCATCAGCACCCAAACGGcgctgtttgtttttccatcatGCATCTTAACACATTCACTTGACATTGCCATATGTGATTGAAGCCATTGCACTTTCGACTTCCAGAATGCAATTCTAAGCCGTATTATGTAAGAGCTCGGGTTACGGTTGATGTAGGAGAGAGGGACATGGGCTCATCTTCAGTCGTCAAATGAAGCCTTCATTTTGATCCCGGGCTACATTTCTCCACGCACGTATGTCGAGATTCAGATAGCTGAATCGTAATATTCCGACCGGACTTCGTTTCACATAAATGGCAGAATACACAAGTAGTGCATTGGttcatgcttaaaatgtttcacaaGTGGAGACACATTCCCCCCATACCACAAATTCTCAACCTAAATATAAACAGATTCGGATATTAAAAATATACTTTTACAGTAAGACTCCAGTAGacagtttttttatttggtaTTGTTGCTCCATGGAAAAGGATGACTTTGATACCATTGTTGTTAGTTCATAaaacttgcaaaaaaaattgtacagaaaaaaaataaattaggaTGTCCAATTtagataataacaataataatgaaaataataatatactgCACTTGATCAGATTAGTAATTTGGATGATTGTCTTTTTTGACTAGATGTTTTCAACCAGTTGCTGCAGACTGCAATccccttgttgttgttttaacatTGTTTTGTTGGCACTCCTGCAGTTCATCATTGAAGACATGAAGCAGcagcagacaaacaaacatagCCACCTGCACCGAGAAGACCAGCACATTACAGTGGAGGAGCTTTGGAAAGGATGGAAGTCATCTGAAGGTGTTTGTCCGGACAATGAAAGCAAACTTGTGAAACTTTGCCATGTCTAACTTGTTGTCTCACGTCCTAGTTCATAATTGGACCCAAGACGACGTCATCCGCTGGCTCAGGGAGTTTGTCGAATTGCCGCAATATGAGAAGAACTTTAAGGACTTCAAAGTCAATGGAAACACACTCCCAAGGTGATATGTCCTGCCCGAGTAAATATCTGAAAcacagaggggggaaaaaaaaagcttctctgTCTTTTCTGTAGGATTGCAGCCAATGAACCTTCATTCCTGAGTGGCCATCTCAGAGTCCAGGATCAGAGGGACAAACAGAAGCTCAACATTAAAGCTCTTGATGTCGTGCTGTTTGGGCCACCTACACGTAAGGATGAACGCTTGTCTTGTTTCAGTTTGTCTAAATTCGAAGGACATGACAATGATGATTGAATTTTTACTTTACCTCCAGATATTTTGCAAATCTTGAATAATCAATTCCTGGATCAATAAGCCTCCTTGAAAATGTGTATTAGCCTTCACGGTACATTAGGAGCAAGATACCGCTTCATTTCAGCCAATATCGATTACTTTGCAAAGAAGCAATCAACCACTTATCCACAATACATCCAAAATAGATTATTTTCAATCATAACCGTTCTCTTGTTGTTTTTGCTCACAGGTCCACCTCACAATTACATGAAAGATCTACTGCTCATTGTGTCAGTAGTGATGGGAGTTGGAGGCTGCTGGTTTGCTCAGGTGCAGAACAAAAGCAGCAAGATCCACATCACCAAGATGATGAAGGATTTAGAAAGTTTGCAGCGGGCTGAACAAAGCCTCCTAGACATGCAGGAACAGTAAGGAAAAAAGTCATCTCTTCATCTCCGAGAACTGACTGACATCAAAAGTGACGGTGTGACTTTTGTCTTATTCAGACTCGAGCGAGCCCAGGAAGAGAAACGTAATGTGGCTGAGGAGAAACAAAACTTGGAGGAGAAGATGCGGGATGAGATCATGGGGGCACAAGAGGAAGCCCATCGCCTGCAAGCGCTGAGGCAGGGGGCCGTCACTGAGCTAAGCCGCCTCCGATATGCAGAAGAAGAACTCGTGCAGGTACCGGACGCAAATTAGGTCAATGTATAGCAAACGACGGAAAGCTGACAACTATCGTCTCCTCAGGTCCGTGGAGCGCTAAGACAGGCAGAAAAGGACATGCATGCCACTTGGACTGCCTCAGAAGTTCTCCAGCAGTGGCTCCAGTTGACCCATGAAGTTGAGGTTCAGTACTACAATGTCAAGAAACACAGTGCTGAATTACAGCTTGCCACAGCCAAAGAAGAGGTGATACATGAAGTATATCAAacggtgtcagaaaagttccaggattGCTATATAATGCAAACCCAAACTCTGAAACGACAGACAACAAACACATTTACAAAGCGGTCCTGAGacttttctgacacacctcCCATGCCTAACAATTAATATTGACCAAACATTTCAGCCTGTTTAGTTTACTGAACATTTAAACACATCTGCTTGCATACTTTAATTTAGGCAGAAAAAATTAAGAAGAAGCGAAGCTCTGTGTTTGGGACTCTCCATGTTGCCCACAGTTCATCTTTGGACCAGGTTGATCAAAAAATTCTAGAGGCAAAGTGAGTATAACTGTAGTTAGGTTTTACTTGAAAGTAAATTGATCTAAACGTCAATCCATCTATCTCCAAAAGGAATGCCTTGTCGGAGGTAACAGCATGCCTGCGGGAGCGTCTCCATCGCTGGCAACAGATTGAGCGCATCTGTGGCTTCCCCATCATTAGGAATCCCGGCCTTGCCAACCTCACTGCTCTGCTCTACTCAGACTCACTTGCTGCCAGTTTTCCCCGAGGACCTCAGCCATCTTGGTTATGCCACAGCTCAGTTCATGGCTCAATCGAAGACCTGATGGAAGAGTCTATCCTAGGTCAGGTACTTTTCATATTTGGGTTTTGGTTGGGTTATGCTGATTGGTTTGTCTTGCTACAGTTCCCGGGGCGCCACTTAAGAATTCTCCTCGGACCCGAACGTCTACTGTACTGCGGTCACGCCGCCACGGTGTCACCCAAGCACCGACCACTCTCATCTCGTCAGATCCTGACCTTCTCATCCCGATTCGAGCTCCTTATGCTTGTTTCGATGAGGATGACGGAGTCTTTCGTAAAACCATTAAGAAACAGTAAGTCCGTTCATGTTTCGATACACAATTTCTTTTTATGCTTTCATCCAAATTTTTCTTGTCCTCGTTTCACTTTCCAATAGAGACTCCCAAGAAAGATTCTCAGATTCTGACCATTCCACTTCTTCTCATAGCAAAATGTACCCTTGTCCCACTGCTGATCCCTCCCATAGAAAGCTCTACCATGACGAAACAGAACCTCTTCCAGAAAGGTGTGTGACAAAGCCTGTGAGTAAAGAATTGGAACCTGAGGTTCAACCTCCGGTTCGGAGATTTTCCATGGAAGATCATGAAATTCCTGTAGATATTTCCTGCAGGAAGATGGCTACTGATAAAGCTCTGGACAGTTCTTTGGAAAATCCTCCGATGGTAATGTCAAAAGATGGGTCTTTAATTGAAGTGCCATTCAGGAAGCGATCCAGAGATAGGAGTGAAGTAGCGTCGGATTTTGTCAATCGAAAGGTATCGTCTAATGAATTTGATTCCGAATTTTCATCCAGCAAACTAGAGAGAGAATCGATAGAGGACGTTACCGACAATCCGTCAAGGGGTATACCTCAAGATCGAGGTGATTTACTGCTTGAAGTCAAGAAAATAGTTTGGGATGAAGTAGAGGCATCGAAATTTGGACAAAAGAAGTTATCGAGATCTATAATGGGGGCTTCGGTCGACAGTGCCTCGAGAAAGCTACTTGAAGGTTCCGAGTATCCATTTGGCTTAGCCGGCAGAAGGATTACGAGAGACTCAATGGGAATGTCCTTGGATGGAAGTTCGAGGCAGCTTGATTGCTCTGTGAGGGGGATGGCCAAAGACAAAGTGCTTGAAGTGCCTATAATACCCTCAAGAAAAATCTCGAAAGAGGGATATTTTGCTGACACGGCATCCGTAAAGGCTCTACCCAGAGAGGAAACAGAACATATGCAGTCTACATCTTCTATAGAGAAGCAAGATTTCGGTTCAGAACCATCAATAAGTAGGAGGCAAGGTAAAGAGGAGTGTGAAGCATCTCTAAGGCGGAAAACACCTCGAATACCAAGAGATGAGCAGTGTGCAGAAGAAAATACCATTCGGGATAGAGTCGAGTCACTTACAGAAACACATCGCCCTCGAATGGTGAGGGAAGAATCTGAAGATTCAGAATCAAACTCAGTACCAGGTGAAAGTGAGCGGCCAGATCTTACAATGACCTCCAAGGTGCCATGGAAGTCATCTGCGAATGTTCTTACAGCTGTTCCATTGAGCCAGCTTGTTTACGATGGAATTCTGGAGAAGTCCTGCACCTCCATGGCAGAAACGCCAACCAGTCTTTCTGCTTCGACTCCCAACCTTCCCCAGAGCTTCCCCAGGCTTCAGGCAGAGTCCGAACCACTGGTGGCTCCAGTAAGAGGCACCTCCCAATCCACTCCATCCTCGACTGAAGCTAAAGATGACAGAAACAGAGATAAAGAAAAAAGCAGGAAGTCCCTGAAGCTGAAAAatcttttcaaaaagaaaaatgaagcaACGGCGGAGAAGATACAAAGCGGTCTACAGAAACTCTGACCATGGCCTGAGGACACTTTTGTTGTATCTGGTGTACATTGGCACTCATTTTTAGAGTCGAAACATCAAAGCGATATTATCCCATTGTCTCGAATAACCTTTTTTGCCCCTCAGGAAAATTTACGATTTGACTGTAATGACGTTTACCGCCTGTTATACTTCACTTGGTCATTTCATAGATGGACCATAAAAAGTTGAGCTCAGATGAACTCCGTGGTGGGTGCTTGGGGTGCTTTGAGTTGCTTTGGGGGAACGAAAGCGCACACTGGATTACCAGTGGCGGCTGTGTCGCAAGTCccaagaatatttttttatttcatgtgtggcTTAGTGTTTGAGAACTTTAAACATAAGATTGgggcagctttttttttagtGCTATCTCATAAATAATGTCCACCTTGATAACCTACAATGAATAAGCTCCAGCCACTGCATGAGGAAATTCTAATTTTGAAAGAAATAGGTCAATTAGATTTTCCTTGTCTTACTTTTATGGGTAATACTTGCTCTTTTACTTTCTGAGGCCAATGTTTgattataaatatttattaaatttaTAGTTTGATTATAAATTCCTATGAGGCCATCTAAATGTTTACTAGTTTGGAAAGCACATAAGATTGGATATGAAAAAGGAGTCAAAGCCATTTTGTTTGgggtttcaattttttttaagttttaatgATTGTTTTGCCGTTGATAAAAATAGGCCACATTATGAAACTTTGATTCGATTTCATCTGAGATTGTCTTGATATTTTAATAATACCAGTCGTGAGGCGATCACACATTTTTACATTGGTATGGTTAGGAACAAACCATAGGCAGGGAAAATATTGGGGTTTTCCGTGTTTTGTTAACTTCATAGTGATATATTATTAAATGTGAGCTGGAGTAagagccccccccaaaaaagtaaaaacactGAACCGATTGTTTACCTTGCTGAtaattgtattcatttatttgttgtttactTCGTGaggattggatttttttgggcAATATTTTCCTCACACAAATGAAACAGTACTACCAGTAGGGAAATTCAGGCCAGACTAGTTTTATCTATGAACTTTATCTAAGATAGGGCAAGAATCCCATTATTTCTCTTtcatttgaaattttttttgtattcatttattccttttcttttttttttgggaggtggGGGGCATTTTGACACGAGTTATATCCTTTGTAGAACCCGTACCTGGCTGTGGATCAGTGATCAAGTTGCAGGGAATTCATATTTGATTTTTAAGTCAAACATGTGATGACACAGAAGTCTTATAATGCACAGCAAATAAAGGTGCCCTTATATTATTGACAGATTAAAACACAAATATATGaataattttattcattttcactCATACTTTTAATTCATTATGTTTGTTGCTTTATAATTTGTCTTGTACACGATGGCCaatattgttttgtattttcacaGAAAAATCTGAATATTTGAGTCAAATTTTTGGGGGATACCCATTAAATATTATTTACTACTTTATGTTTTGCAACATTAAATAACTGTACGTATATGTTTGAGTGAAACTTGAAACATTATTTAATTGAAGGATCAATGTGATCTTCGCTGTTTCCAAAAATACGTTTATGAGACGTCTCACTATGATGCTTGATTGTTTGGAAACAAAATTTAAGTTTTTACTTTGATTATATGacaattttctttgttttattatttgagGCCTACAATTCTGACTGAACTGTAGAAGCCAATATCATTGATTGCTGCTTCCCCACACTGTTAAAAATAAACGTAGCAATTGTGTTTGAAAACATCATGAATGTTCtacattttgtacatttttccTAATCAGTTGAGCAACATGAATAGGTAATGCAGTGAAAACATAAAAGCACCTTCAACAAAATATGAATTTATTTCCGACACATACAATCACCACGATTTCAatattattgcattttttttcattagacATTAAGTTGCTATTTTCTTAATAATAAGGGATGTTGAGCGTATATATCTACTAGCTTGATAAGTCATTCATCGTTTCTCCACCAGGGGGCAGGAGTGCTATCTATACCTGTTAATGTTTAGGGTCTTTTGAGGACCCCATTTGCCCACCGCTGACCTAGAGTTAAATTTAGCACTTCAAAGGTATCTATCTATATTGATCTACACTAAATTTACTTAAATCAACATCTTGACATTTACGGATTTCACACGGAGAGACAGTTAAAACAAAGTAGTTGAAATTTTAACGCTGCATCAATGCATCATTATTAAAATATTACACAATTCAGAGATcctaagtggaaaaaaaaaatcctactttTTTCTCAAGTAATTTTCACCCCCCCATTTTTTACTTCAACACGGTCCTTTTCTGTGGTTATTAAATCATAACACTTTGTATTTCGCAAAGCTGCATTTCCAGTGCACCAAGTAGAATCAATCTAAATGATGTCAACGTACATGATTTCAATCAGTTAAGCCCACTTAAAATGAATGACAATCAACTTATGGTTAACATGTGAGCCAGGCGCAGTGCAGCTAAACGAAAAGTGACAGGCCTTCTACCAAGGTCTAGCGTGATCCAGTCATCCACAACGATGACTTTGATTCATTAGTACTGACCACACAGTATAAAGTGGGACGCACAGATGCCACTGCTGGCCATACTCcagacaaagacacacacacacacacgctttttAATGATGTTCCCTGATAACAAAATAGATTACTGGGTCCTCACACTCAGTATGCTTCGGTCCACCTAATTCACAAAAGTTGGCAGAGACTTGGCAGCTTAGTAACTAACCTTGAAGTCGACTTCAATTTATGAAGAATGATGATTTTTAATACATCTTCCAACCCAcgctcaataataataaaaaaaaaaagcccccgtGATTCTTGCGGGTAAAATGAACCTAAACTTGTTTTTCTGGCAAATTGTAAGCCTGCTTCTAGTTTGAATGTTTTGCTCCTCTTCAAGGACACTCCTGTCCAAACATGCCCTTCAAAATACAACATATTTAAACCCAAATAATGAGCTCTCCTTGAACACATTCCACGGTGTTTTTCAGCCTCAGCGGACCTGAATCATAAAATGATTCATTCTAAAATGTTACCGCTGGAATTTCTAGCAGCAGAGCTCTTCAACACACTGGACACAATATTATATTTGCCATAATACATTACATTTATACTTATTCTACCTTGTGAGCAAGCACTTTAACTCAAAGTCAATTCCAAAGAGGGAGCGAAACAGAAATTATGTATGACTGAGTGGAACCTTGAGCGCCATTGGATGCAAAGCTAAACTGTGCTGAAAAATCTAACGTCAGCAATGCAAGGCAGGCTGCAAAATGAGCCCTTTTGTGTGCAAAAAGATGAGTCCTCAAGTATTATGTGCATTTGTCCTTGCACTCCTGTTGCCAGGACATTCGAGTATATTTCCAACTTTGCCCCCCCATGACTCCTTTGTATCCCTTGCAGTAACAAATATTTCCAGCCACGTCAAATGTCAATGCTCAAAGCATCGTCATTGTTTCCTGAAACGCCGCAAGAAATTGAAATGACATGAAAGTGACATAAAATCTTAACAAAGCAGGAGTTGAAGTTAAATATTGATTTCAACCATCAATTGTTTCCTCATATTGTGCCCAGGATGAAATCAGTGATTGACAATATTATTAAATATGAAAGGTGTACTGGTTTATATGTATTT
It encodes:
- the LOC133151427 gene encoding recombining binding protein suppressor of hairless-like isoform X1, with amino-acid sequence MFASLLLVLHLLFDVRLRRFCDPETCSNKVPVAVHLLLDLPQMDTHCQTMKFGDVCQPQRLTREAMRQYLKEKDDQTVLILHAKVAQKSYGNEKRFFCPPPCVYLLGSGWKKKLEKMQKEGSTEQEAQPCAFIGIGNSEVEMQQLNLEGKNFCAAKTLYISDSDKRKHFMLSVKMLYANSATIGVFLSKRIKVISKPSKKKQSLKNADLCIASGTKVALFNRLRSQTVSTRYLHVEGGNFHASSLQWGAFYIHLLDDDESEGEEFAVRDGYIHYGQTVKLVCSVTGMALPRLVIRKVDKQAALWDADDPVSQLHKCAFYLKDTERMYLCLSQDRIIQYQAAPCIKEANKEIINDGACWTIISTDKAEYTFYEGMGPVTTPVTPVPVVESLQLNGGGDVAMLELTGHNFTPKLRVWFADVEADTMYRCGESILCVVPDISAFREGWRWVRQPVQVPVTLVRNDGIIYATSLTFTYTSEPGPRPHCSVAEAILRTHTASSSAASQTSSSSPSSSLSALANGQVAYSGRDSGMSSVSSAVSMLSS
- the LOC133151427 gene encoding recombining binding protein suppressor of hairless-like isoform X2 yields the protein MAPVVTGKFGDVCQPQRLTREAMRQYLKEKDDQTVLILHAKVAQKSYGNEKRFFCPPPCVYLLGSGWKKKLEKMQKEGSTEQEAQPCAFIGIGNSEVEMQQLNLEGKNFCAAKTLYISDSDKRKHFMLSVKMLYANSATIGVFLSKRIKVISKPSKKKQSLKNADLCIASGTKVALFNRLRSQTVSTRYLHVEGGNFHASSLQWGAFYIHLLDDDESEGEEFAVRDGYIHYGQTVKLVCSVTGMALPRLVIRKVDKQAALWDADDPVSQLHKCAFYLKDTERMYLCLSQDRIIQYQAAPCIKEANKEIINDGACWTIISTDKAEYTFYEGMGPVTTPVTPVPVVESLQLNGGGDVAMLELTGHNFTPKLRVWFADVEADTMYRCGESILCVVPDISAFREGWRWVRQPVQVPVTLVRNDGIIYATSLTFTYTSEPGPRPHCSVAEAILRTHTASSSAASQTSSSSPSSSLSALANGQVAYSGRDSGMSSVSSAVSMLSS